A region of the Bacillus sp. NP247 genome:
AAGTATTCGGAGAAGACCACGAAGAGCTTGTACTAGTAAAAGATATACCATTCTATTCGATGTGTGAGCATCATCTTGTTCCGTTTTATGGAGTTGCTCATGTTGCATATATTCCGCAAGGTGGAAAAGTAACAGGACTAAGTAAATTAGCTCGTACTGTAGACACAATTGCGCGTCGCCCACAACTACAGGAACGAATTACATCAACAGTAGCTAACTCTATTATGGAAGTACTAGAGCCGCATGGTGTAATGGTAGTAGTAGAAGCAGAGCATATGTGTATGACGATGCGTGGTGTGAAAAAGCCTGGTGCGAAAACAATAACGACTGCGGTGCGCGGCGTGTTAGAAAATGATGCAGCAGCACGTAGTGAAATTTTATCGTTTATTAAGACGAAGTAAAGAAAAGCGGGAAACTGCTTTTCTTTTTTTTATATACAAAAAAATGATATAGTTTTAGTGTTAAAGAGAAAGAATATAAAGGTTGGAAATTACTTCTGCCTTTTGTGGAAATGAATGTTTGTAGTTGTTAGAGACGAAGATAACTCGTATGAATGAAAGTTGAGGCTTTATTCAGTGGCAGTTTGGCAGAAGTAGCCAAGTTTTGATTATAGAAAATAGAATGTATGTGTTATAATAAATTTTATGAATTAGAAAACAAGGGT
Encoded here:
- the folE gene encoding GTP cyclohydrolase I FolE; this encodes MAKVNLEQIEHAVRLILEAIGDDPNREGVLDTPKRVAKMYAEVFSGMHEDPKEHLHKVFGEDHEELVLVKDIPFYSMCEHHLVPFYGVAHVAYIPQGGKVTGLSKLARTVDTIARRPQLQERITSTVANSIMEVLEPHGVMVVVEAEHMCMTMRGVKKPGAKTITTAVRGVLENDAAARSEILSFIKTK